A region of the Desulfobacter postgatei 2ac9 genome:
CTCGTAAAAGAGATTAGTTTTTCCATCATCCACGGCGCAGCAAATAAAAGCCCGATAAAAACGGCAAGGATTTTGGGTACAAAGGTAAGGGTCATCTCCTGGATCTGGGTAACAGCCTGGAACACACTGATGATAAGACCTGCAATCAGGCCCAAACCCAGCATGGGCAGGGACAAAAGAATGGTCAGGATAATGGCCTGTTTGGCAAATTCTATAACAAATTCAGGGGTCATTTTACACTCCAAAACTTTTTATCATTGAGCCTGCAATCAAATGCCAGCCGTCCACAAGGACAAAAAGCATCAGCTTGAAAGGCAGGGAAATCATAACCGGGGGCAGCATCATCATGCCCATGGCCAGCAGCACCGAGGCGACGACCATATCAATGACAAGAAAGGGAACGTACAAAATAAAGCCTACGATAAATGCTGTTTTAAGCTCGGAAATCACATAGGCCGGAATCAGTGCCAGAAGTGACACATCATCTCTGGTTTCAGGCTTTTTCATTCCGGCCTCTTTGACAAACAGGGCAATGTCGGCTTCCCTGGTGTTGAGCAGCAAAAATTTCCGTATGGGCTTCTGCGCCTCGTCAAAGGCCGTTTCATAGGAAATTTCACGTTCAAGATAGGGATTTAAGGCTTTGTCATACACTTCCAGCGCCACGGGTTTTATAATAAAAAAAGTCATAAATAGTGAAAGCCCTATGATCACCTGGTTGGGCGGGCTTGACTGGGTGCCGATGGCCTGGCGCAGGAAGTGAAATACCACCACCAGACGGGTAAACGGGGTCATCAGGATCAAAATGGCCGGAGCCAGGGCAATAATGGTTAAAAGGGCAATGATTTCAAGGACGACCGCCACCTCTTCGGGTTCCTGGGCTGTGCCGACACTCAGTTCCAGGGAAGGAATAGGGAAGGTGACGGCACCTGCGGTATCAGCAACGCCTGTGATCATGATGGTTGCAAGCAGAATCAACCCTGCCCACCCGATCAAGCGACCATGTCTGATCATGATCTCTCTCCTTTCCCGGAATCGGGACGGGAATTGGAAGAATTATTTTCCAAGGGCATATTGTGACCACTGCTCTCTTTCATCAAACTTTTTTTGAGCAGCGTCTGAAATCCTGTGGTCTTTTCCGAAGGTGCCAATACGGTTTTTTGGACCTCGCGAAAACGGGCCAAAGACGATATGCCGGCGGGCGAAACCCCGATAAGAACCGATTCATCCTGAACAGATACCAGTACCAGTTTTTCCTTGGGGGATAAATGATGGACGGATAAAACCTTTATCAGTTCCGCTGAATCTCGCGCGCCGAACCGGCCTGAAACCCTGCGAACAAGATAAAGGGCCAGTAGAAAAAAAGCCAGAACAGCAAACAGCATGCCGAAACTTTTGGCAAATTCCACCCACATATCGGTATGCGTATTCACTGATCTTCCGAGGCCAGGGATTTGACACGGTCAATGGGCGTGATGACGTCGGTGAGACGAACCCCGAATTTCTCATTGACCACCACAACTTCTCCCCGGGCAATGAGCTTACGGTTGATATATACCTCCAGGGGTTCACCGGCAAGTTTGTTCAACTCAATAATGGATCCCTGGGCCAGCTGTAGGAGATCATTGACCAGCATTTTGGTTTTGCCCAGTTCCACGGAAAGCTCCAAAGGGATATCCAGGATAAAATCCAGTTCCCTTGCGCCATGCTCCTCGTCATGCCTGGATTCTTCTTCCAGATAATCATCATTTGTCGTGCCGTTTTTATCAACCATCTTTACCTCTTACAGTCGGTTACAATTTTATCTTTAATCTTAAATGCCTGAAAACCCCGCTGAACACCAATGAATCCTGTCAGTTTCACAAGCCCTCCCACAAAGCAGGGTAATGGGTCGGATGCGTCGTTATCCAGTTGGATGACGTCACCGGGCTGCATATACAAGAGCCGTTCACCGGTGATCTCTGTTTTACCCAGAAGAATTCTTAAATCCACCTGGGAATTGAGGATCACCTCTTCAATCATCCGCCGCCAGTTGTAGTCGATTTCTTCAATTTCCGTCTGGACACCGGATGACAGTTTGTTGCGCATGGGTTCGATCATGGAATAGGGATAGCAGACCACAAGATTCCCTGCGGCCTGCTCCAGTTCGATTTCAAACCGGGTAACGATGACAAGGTCTGTGGGCAGTACAATGGCCGTGAACTGGGGGTTCATTTCCGAACGGATCAGGGATGCTTTGACCAGCTCTATGGGGGCCCAGGAGGCCTCAATGTTTTTGAGAACCGCCAGGACTGCCTTTTTAATCATCACCTCTTCAATGCGGGTAAATTCGCGGCCCTCCACCCTTGCTTTTCCCAATGCTTCTCCACCAAAAAAAGTATCAATGAGGTTATAAACCAGCTGGCTTTCAAACACCACCAGACCATGTCCCCTTAACGGCTCCATCCTGAATACGTGAAGACTTGTGGGCACAGGAAGGCTGCGGACGAATTCAGAAAACTTCAGGGTGTCAAAGGGATTGGCAGACACATCCACATTGGTCTGGAGCAGTGAAGACAATGTGGCCCGAACTTCCCTGGAGAGACGTTCATTAATAACGTCAAAGGTAGGCATTCTTGCCCTGACCACCTTGTCCTGGCTGGTGAAATCATAGGCAACAACACCTTCAATCGCCTCCTCATCAATTTCCGGAATATCGGTCTCAGTGTCTACTTCTCCGGAATCCAGTCCGTCTAGTAGACTGTCAACCTCGTCCTGGGATAGAATTTCACTCATGGCACCATCACTGCATTATAAAATTGGTAAAATAAATTTGCCTTATGGCAACTTTGGGAAAAATCTGATTAATTCGGTCGAGAAGTGCAAATTTCAGTTTAAGTTTGCCATGGGGGCTTCGCAGATCCATCCAGCTCATCTGCCGCATCTGGCTTTCAATTATTTTTCTTATCCTGGGCTCCATGGTATAGACCTGCCTTCGAAACTCGGGATCTATCATTTCAAGGGCGATGCCCATGGATATGTAATGCATGTTTGAATCTTGTTTTAAAAGAATTTGTTCAAAGGGTTCCAGCTGCACAATATCCTCAAATATCGCTTTGTTCTGGTCTTTCAGGGCCGCCTGAATGCTTTCCTCAGTCACGACATTTTCAGCAACCGGCTGTTCAGGGACCTCTTTTGTCTTACCGCCAAATAAAAAAAAGAACACACCGGCACCAATCCCGCCCAATAAAAGGAGAAACGACAGGAGAATAATGATCAGTTTTTTCTTTCCTGACAGCAGTCTGCCGATCAATCCCTTTTTGACAGGTCCTTCTTCTGAAACCCCGCCACCATTGTTTATGGATTCGGTCAGTTCATCGCCTTCGAGTTCTTCCAGCAGATCTTCAGCCACAACACCTCCCAAAATAGTCTGGTCCTTCATTTGCCGAGCTGGTCTTTGCAGGCTGCATTGCAAATACCCTTAATATATCAGGCTATAAGAAGTGACAGCAAGCCTTATGCCAGCCTGCATGGGTTTTACCTGGATAGAAGGGAAACAAAAAATTTATGGTAAAGATTATAGGAAAGAAGAAAGATTTGCAAAATTATTTATTTGAGTATCGTTCAAACACGATATAAAAAAACGTCACTTTGACCGTGGATCTGTCAATCTTTTGACAGATCCACGGTCAAGAGGGCAGGGGGATTATGCAACAAAATGCAGCGAACCCCTGTTATTTATAGCCGCGGTATGATCCGTTAAATGATCTGCCGCCTCTTCCTGGGCATCGTCACCGGACCCGCGCTTTGTCTGCTTTTTTCCGGCTGACTGCCCCTGGGCCCGGGCATCGGCCATGGACTGCTGGAAATCGCTGCTCATATCAACTTCAAAGCTCTCAAGGCTGATACCGGAGGAAGAGAGCATGGTTTTGATTTCATTAACATTGGCTGCCAGAATATCTTTTGCTGACTGGTGTTCAGTAATCACGCTGATCTTTATGCCGTTCCCATTATGGTCAATGCTCATGTAGACCCGGCCTAATTCAGGGGGTTTTAGTTGCATCCGGATGGTGTCGTCTCCGGTATTGATTGATCGGACAATGCTTTTTCCCACCTGCCGGGTGACAAAGTCAGGCAGTGTGGAAAAGGCCTGCTCGGTGCGTTGTGTACCCGAAGTTCCCACACTCCCTGTCGTGGTTGATTTTTCCACGCCAAAAACAAGGGCATGGGCTTCTGAATTTTTGGACATTGTATCCCCTGACTGGGAATTTGTGGAGGCGGTCATCTTTTCCAGAGCAGCTGCATCGGCCTGGGTTGCCGTGGTGGAAATCTGTGATGCCGATTCCTTGCTTGTTCCTGCGGTGTCAGAAAAACTGTTGGCGATTTTAAATGCATCATCAGAATCGGTTTTTCCTGTTTGAAGGTTACCGGAGGCACTATTTCCAACCGCAGAGGCCTCGGCAGCCGTTTTTGCACTCACCTCACGCCTGTTGATCTGATCCATGAACTGAACCTGGAACCGCTCCTCAATTTCTTTGACCATGGCGTCGGAACTTTCGCTAAGCGTTATGCTATAATCGACAGCTCCCTCACGCTCTTCTTGAAAATTCAGTCCGGAAAAAAATTGGTTAAGCAATCCGTGTCGGCCGGACCGGGTTGCGAGGGCATCAAAAGAATCGGTTGTAAATGTGTCTGATAATGATTGTTCAGTCTGGTTTGCCTGATTCTCTTCCAACAGGTTACGCTTCTGGGCAAAGGCATCAATTATCGTGGCCAGGGTCAACGGCTCGTCAGATGTTTCAATGAAAGAATCCAGATCAAGCTGTTGCAAAAGGGTGGTATAGGCATCGTCTTCATCTTTTGTCTGATAGGTCACGCCGGATTCACCGGCGGTATCCAGAAGTTGCTCAAGCTGTTCAATAAACGTATCAAAATCAAATCCACGGGTCCCTTCGGAGGCTTGATCCATGATTGATGTCATTTCCTGATCATCCATGCCCATCATTGACAAAAGGGATTTGATATAGGGCAGATCAGAGGTGGGCATGAGCGTCTCTGCCGGGGTGATCTCTTCAGCTTCGGCAAGGGGCAGGTCAAACAGATCATCCATGAAACCGGCCACGGAGATCAGGCCGCCCCCCTCTTCAAGGCTCAGGGTCAGATCCGACAGCATTTCCTCAACAGATGCCTGATCAAAACCAGCCTGAACAAGCAGATCGCCAAGGGCGTCAAGCCCCTCTTCATCCAGGGACAGATTGTCCAGATCGTAATTGGAAATGGATAAAAGCAGACTTTTTAATTCCGTAAGAAAGTCAGAACCCCCGCCATGTTCCAGGGCATCTTCAAGGTCTGAAACCTTTTGTTTAGTTGTTCGGACAGCAAAACGAGATTTTTCCACCGTGGATATTTCAGTGTTCTGTTCTTCGGTGGACAAGTTGGGCTTTTGCGCAGTGGTAAGCGGTGAGGCCTGCGTCTGAACACTGTTATCCTCTGAACGCCTGACATGGGTCTCTTGCTCAACGGTGTTTATCTCTCTTGAGCGTTCCATGCCTGAGTCCCGTTGCATGGCCTTGTCCAGCTGCCCCTGAAATGCAGAGACCGCAGCACCACTGTCTGTGGAAACAGTGCCGGTAGCGGTTGCACCCATGAGGGCGTCTGAAGAACGTCCTGTCAGTAACGCATTGATGTCTGAAACATTGGATAACATGAGTCACCTTTAATTTAATGGCCTTTTTCATGAGTTTTACCATCAAAAAAAGCAACCATCATGCCAACCAATTGAATATTGATTAACATGTAATTTTTTCAATGTATTACGACAAGTTTGTCTGTGCATGAAATTGAAAGTGTTACAGTTGCCGGGGCAGGATTTTCCCATAAAAAAATCACAAGGGAAATAATTACCTGTTTTTTTTATATCTACCCCGGCGTACCAGGATATTGCGGCAGGCCATACGGTGGTGCCGGGGTAAAATTTTCAGGTACAGCGATTAAATTTTTGGAACTGGATATCCGGTAATACTTATCCTTCTGGATTCCTTGACATCCTGGGCAGACATGACAATATCCTGGAGTTCCCCTGCCATGAATTTTGCATACCCGGCCAGGTCCATGAGCCCATGGCCTGACAGGTTGAATATAATGGTTTTTTCCTTTCCTTCTTCTTTTGCCTGTTTTGCACAGCGGATGGCACAGGCTACGGCATGGCATGTTTCAGGGGCTACAACCAGGCCTTCGGTGCGGGCAAACGTGAGGCCTGCCTCATAACATTCCAGCTGTTTGATGGCCATGGGGCTCATCAGTCCGGCTTCAACGGCATGGGACACCAGGGGCGCCATGCCGTGGTATCTTAAACCGCCGGCATGGATGGGGGCCGGGATGAATTTGTGCCCTAAAGAGTGCATGGGCAGCATGGGGGTCATCTGGGCCACATCCCCGAAGTCATAGGAAAACGGGGTTGCAGTCAGGGTGGGGCAGGAGGCGGGTTCCACGGGAATGATTTCAATATCCGCGCCGTTGATTTTATCCAGAACAAAGGGGAAGGCCAGCCCTGCAAAATTGGAACCGCCTCCGGCGCACCCGATCACGGTGTCCACCTTTTTTATTCCGAATTTGTCCAGCTGTTTTTTTGCTTCCAGTCCGATAATGGTCTGGTGGAGCATGACATGATTGAGCACTGATCCTAAAGCGTACCGGGTCTTTCCGGTTTTATCACTGACGGCAGCTTCAATGGCCTCTGAAATGGCAATGCCCAGGGATCCCGGCGTATCCGGCATTTTAGCCAGAATATCCCGGCCTACCTGGGTTTCATTTGACGGACTTGCAACACATTCTCCGCCCCAGGTCTCCATGAGTGACTTTCTGAAGGGCTTCTGGTCAAAACTGATCCTGACCATGAATACCTTGCACTCCATGCCCAGAAGGGCGCAGGAATAGGACAGGGCAGACCCCCACTGCCCGGCCCCGGTCTCCGTGGTCAACCGCTTGATGCCGAACTCCTTATTGTACCAGGCCTGGGCCACGGCAGTATTGGGTTTATGGCTGCCGGCCGGAGAAACGCTTTCATTTTTATAAAAAATCTTTGCCGGTGTTCCCAGCGCCTTTTCCAGATGTATCGCCCGGTGCAACGGAGAGGGCCGCCACCGGTAAAGCAGATCCAGAATACCCTCTGGGATATCAATCCAGCGCTGTTGGGACATCTCCTGTTCGATCAGATTCATGGGAAACACGGCGGCCAGCATATCCGGGCTGATGGGTTTGCCGTCCTGTCCCAGGGGCGGATTGATGGTGCCCGGCAGGTCTGCTGCCAGGTTATACCATTGGCGGGGAATTTCATCCTCGTTTAAAAAAATTTTGGTGGGCATATGATCCGGCTCCTTTTCCATTAAGGGTGTATATCAATTTGTCAGACGAGCTTGTTTCTTTTAAAAGAAACAAGCTCGTCGTTTTTATAAGGAGGAGCCAACTATGTCAAGAAAAGATATTTCTATGCCGCCCCAGATCAGTTTCCAACTTCCTAAAATGACCGATTGAATAATTTTTGTCTATGAATTTTGTTTTACTGCCACAGGGACAAAGAACCGAAACGTACTCCCCTGACCGTATTTGCTATTTACGGTAATGACACCATTGTTTGCTTTTACAATCCCCATAACAACAGGTAAATCCAGCCCTCTGCCTGCCGCTTTGGTCGAAAAAAACGGATCGAAAATTTTTTCGAGGTTCTGTTCCTCAATTCCACAACCAAAGTCTTCTATCTGCAGGCAGACATATTCATTGCAGTCAGGTATCCAATCTACAGGGAAGCTATACTTTTGGGGTATTTCGTTGGCGAGGACGGTCTTCAAACTAAGATAGACAGTGCCTTCTTTTTGATAGGACTCTGCGGCATTGCTAACAAGGTTGATGACAAGTTGTTGAATCTGATTCACATTCCCATAGATCATGGGACCATGAGCCGGAAAATTTGCTTCCAGAACGATATTGCTTGACAATGAGGCCCGAAGAAGAGGCATGATCATATTGCAGACCTTGCCTATATCCATGTTCATTTTCCCAGAATTGTTTTTCCCAAGGTAGGTAAGCATCAACCCATTGACTTTGGAAGCCTTTTGAGCAAGTCGTATGGCTTTCATCAGATTGTCACGTGGGGATTTCTCCAACTCAATTAACTTAAGACTCAGTTCCAGATTCCCCATGATCCCCATCAGGTAATTGTTGAAGTGGTGCGCAATCGCTGCCGCCATTCGGCTAAGGCTTTCCTGTTTTTTAAGGTGCCAATTTTGAATCTGCAGTTCTTCCATATTTTTTCGATCTGTAATATCCCGAACAACGGCAAGAAT
Encoded here:
- the fliP gene encoding flagellar type III secretion system pore protein FliP (The bacterial flagellar biogenesis protein FliP forms a type III secretion system (T3SS)-type pore required for flagellar assembly.) — protein: MIRHGRLIGWAGLILLATIMITGVADTAGAVTFPIPSLELSVGTAQEPEEVAVVLEIIALLTIIALAPAILILMTPFTRLVVVFHFLRQAIGTQSSPPNQVIIGLSLFMTFFIIKPVALEVYDKALNPYLEREISYETAFDEAQKPIRKFLLLNTREADIALFVKEAGMKKPETRDDVSLLALIPAYVISELKTAFIVGFILYVPFLVIDMVVASVLLAMGMMMLPPVMISLPFKLMLFVLVDGWHLIAGSMIKSFGV
- the fliN gene encoding flagellar motor switch protein FliN; protein product: MVDKNGTTNDDYLEEESRHDEEHGARELDFILDIPLELSVELGKTKMLVNDLLQLAQGSIIELNKLAGEPLEVYINRKLIARGEVVVVNEKFGVRLTDVITPIDRVKSLASEDQ
- the fliO gene encoding flagellar biosynthetic protein FliO encodes the protein MNTHTDMWVEFAKSFGMLFAVLAFFLLALYLVRRVSGRFGARDSAELIKVLSVHHLSPKEKLVLVSVQDESVLIGVSPAGISSLARFREVQKTVLAPSEKTTGFQTLLKKSLMKESSGHNMPLENNSSNSRPDSGKGERS
- a CDS encoding flagellar hook-length control protein FliK, whose protein sequence is MLSNVSDINALLTGRSSDALMGATATGTVSTDSGAAVSAFQGQLDKAMQRDSGMERSREINTVEQETHVRRSEDNSVQTQASPLTTAQKPNLSTEEQNTEISTVEKSRFAVRTTKQKVSDLEDALEHGGGSDFLTELKSLLLSISNYDLDNLSLDEEGLDALGDLLVQAGFDQASVEEMLSDLTLSLEEGGGLISVAGFMDDLFDLPLAEAEEITPAETLMPTSDLPYIKSLLSMMGMDDQEMTSIMDQASEGTRGFDFDTFIEQLEQLLDTAGESGVTYQTKDEDDAYTTLLQQLDLDSFIETSDEPLTLATIIDAFAQKRNLLEENQANQTEQSLSDTFTTDSFDALATRSGRHGLLNQFFSGLNFQEEREGAVDYSITLSESSDAMVKEIEERFQVQFMDQINRREVSAKTAAEASAVGNSASGNLQTGKTDSDDAFKIANSFSDTAGTSKESASQISTTATQADAAALEKMTASTNSQSGDTMSKNSEAHALVFGVEKSTTTGSVGTSGTQRTEQAFSTLPDFVTRQVGKSIVRSINTGDDTIRMQLKPPELGRVYMSIDHNGNGIKISVITEHQSAKDILAANVNEIKTMLSSSGISLESFEVDMSSDFQQSMADARAQGQSAGKKQTKRGSGDDAQEEAADHLTDHTAAINNRGSLHFVA
- the fliQ gene encoding flagellar biosynthesis protein FliQ, producing the protein MTPEFVIEFAKQAIILTILLSLPMLGLGLIAGLIISVFQAVTQIQEMTLTFVPKILAVFIGLLFAAPWMMEKLISFTSNIITNIPMYIR
- a CDS encoding flagellar basal body-associated FliL family protein: MAEDLLEELEGDELTESINNGGGVSEEGPVKKGLIGRLLSGKKKLIIILLSFLLLLGGIGAGVFFFLFGGKTKEVPEQPVAENVVTEESIQAALKDQNKAIFEDIVQLEPFEQILLKQDSNMHYISMGIALEMIDPEFRRQVYTMEPRIRKIIESQMRQMSWMDLRSPHGKLKLKFALLDRINQIFPKVAIRQIYFTNFIMQ
- a CDS encoding TrpB-like pyridoxal phosphate-dependent enzyme; its protein translation is MPTKIFLNEDEIPRQWYNLAADLPGTINPPLGQDGKPISPDMLAAVFPMNLIEQEMSQQRWIDIPEGILDLLYRWRPSPLHRAIHLEKALGTPAKIFYKNESVSPAGSHKPNTAVAQAWYNKEFGIKRLTTETGAGQWGSALSYSCALLGMECKVFMVRISFDQKPFRKSLMETWGGECVASPSNETQVGRDILAKMPDTPGSLGIAISEAIEAAVSDKTGKTRYALGSVLNHVMLHQTIIGLEAKKQLDKFGIKKVDTVIGCAGGGSNFAGLAFPFVLDKINGADIEIIPVEPASCPTLTATPFSYDFGDVAQMTPMLPMHSLGHKFIPAPIHAGGLRYHGMAPLVSHAVEAGLMSPMAIKQLECYEAGLTFARTEGLVVAPETCHAVACAIRCAKQAKEEGKEKTIIFNLSGHGLMDLAGYAKFMAGELQDIVMSAQDVKESRRISITGYPVPKI
- the fliM gene encoding flagellar motor switch protein FliM codes for the protein MSEILSQDEVDSLLDGLDSGEVDTETDIPEIDEEAIEGVVAYDFTSQDKVVRARMPTFDVINERLSREVRATLSSLLQTNVDVSANPFDTLKFSEFVRSLPVPTSLHVFRMEPLRGHGLVVFESQLVYNLIDTFFGGEALGKARVEGREFTRIEEVMIKKAVLAVLKNIEASWAPIELVKASLIRSEMNPQFTAIVLPTDLVIVTRFEIELEQAAGNLVVCYPYSMIEPMRNKLSSGVQTEIEEIDYNWRRMIEEVILNSQVDLRILLGKTEITGERLLYMQPGDVIQLDNDASDPLPCFVGGLVKLTGFIGVQRGFQAFKIKDKIVTDCKR